One Parcubacteria group bacterium CG10_big_fil_rev_8_21_14_0_10_36_14 DNA window includes the following coding sequences:
- a CDS encoding alanine--tRNA ligase: protein MTVKELRQKFLEFFKERGHTIVPGAPLIPENDPTVLFTTAGMHPLVPYLEGVKHPEGTRLASVQKCIRTTDIEEVGDASHLTFFEMLGNWSLGDYGKREAIEMSFSFLTSSEWLNIPIKKLAITVFEGDEEVSRDDESAEIWKKLGVPEHKISFMGRADNWWGPAGETGPCGPDTEMFYYIGEGEPSQKSNPKTDSAKWVEIWNDVFMLYDKKAEGKYAELIQKNIDTGMGLERTSAVLQGKASVYEIELFTPLLAQIERLCGYKYEERPREFRIIADHARASAFILAEGVEPSNLDQGYVLRRLIRRAFRMGRQLGIEGSFLSRISEIVINQMRSDYPELQDNKSFIMSGISQEEEKFAKTLERGLREFGKMSSSGELSGKDAFVLFSTYGFPYEMTEELSKEKGIKIAKEEFDKEFKEHQEISRKGAEAKFKGGLADSDEETKKLHTATHLLQAALRKTLGEHVEQKGSNITAERLRFDFIHPDKLTEDEKIKVEYLVNDAIKMDYPITWEEIPTEEAKKSGALGFFGHKYGDNVKVYTVGKGDNIFSKEICGGPHIAHTGELGHFRIIKEEAISAGIRRIKAILESK from the coding sequence ATGACTGTAAAAGAATTACGCCAAAAATTTTTAGAATTTTTTAAAGAGCGCGGACATACGATAGTTCCGGGCGCTCCTTTAATTCCGGAAAATGACCCGACCGTACTTTTCACTACAGCCGGAATGCATCCATTAGTTCCTTATTTGGAAGGAGTAAAGCACCCAGAGGGCACGCGTCTTGCCAGTGTGCAAAAATGTATTCGAACAACCGATATAGAAGAAGTTGGCGATGCTTCGCATCTTACTTTTTTTGAGATGCTTGGCAACTGGTCGCTGGGAGACTATGGCAAACGCGAAGCGATTGAAATGAGCTTTTCGTTTTTAACAAGTTCGGAATGGTTAAATATTCCAATAAAAAAATTAGCGATTACCGTTTTTGAAGGTGACGAGGAAGTGTCGCGTGATGATGAGTCAGCAGAAATTTGGAAAAAATTGGGAGTCCCAGAGCATAAAATATCTTTTATGGGACGCGCTGATAATTGGTGGGGACCGGCAGGCGAAACCGGACCGTGCGGACCGGATACGGAAATGTTTTATTATATTGGCGAGGGTGAACCGAGCCAAAAGAGCAATCCAAAAACCGACAGCGCAAAATGGGTAGAAATTTGGAATGACGTGTTTATGCTTTATGATAAAAAGGCAGAAGGCAAATATGCGGAATTGATTCAAAAAAATATTGACACAGGAATGGGATTGGAGAGAACATCTGCCGTGCTTCAGGGCAAGGCGTCTGTATACGAGATAGAACTTTTCACTCCTTTGCTTGCGCAGATTGAACGTCTATGCGGATATAAATACGAAGAAAGACCAAGAGAGTTTAGGATTATTGCGGATCATGCCCGCGCTTCTGCTTTTATTTTGGCAGAGGGCGTTGAGCCTTCAAATCTTGATCAGGGATATGTTTTACGTCGACTTATTCGTAGAGCTTTTCGTATGGGACGTCAGCTCGGTATAGAGGGGTCGTTCCTTTCCAGAATATCTGAAATAGTAATAAACCAAATGAGGAGCGATTATCCAGAGCTTCAGGATAATAAATCATTTATAATGTCTGGGATTTCACAAGAAGAAGAAAAATTTGCAAAAACACTGGAACGCGGACTTCGAGAGTTTGGCAAAATGTCTTCAAGCGGAGAGTTGTCTGGTAAAGACGCCTTTGTTCTTTTTTCAACATATGGCTTTCCATATGAAATGACAGAAGAGCTGTCAAAAGAAAAGGGGATAAAAATAGCTAAAGAAGAATTTGACAAAGAGTTTAAAGAACATCAGGAGATATCACGAAAGGGCGCGGAGGCAAAATTTAAAGGCGGACTTGCCGACAGTGATGAGGAGACGAAAAAACTGCATACTGCTACTCATCTTTTACAAGCAGCACTAAGAAAAACTTTAGGTGAACACGTAGAACAAAAAGGCTCAAACATAACAGCAGAACGATTGCGTTTTGATTTTATCCATCCGGACAAATTAACAGAAGATGAAAAAATTAAAGTTGAATATTTAGTAAACGATGCAATAAAGATGGATTATCCTATAACTTGGGAAGAAATACCAACTGAAGAAGCAAAAAAAAGTGGCGCGCTTGGTTTTTTTGGTCATAAGTATGGAGACAATGTTAAGGTGTACACTGTCGGAAAAGGTGATAATATTTTTTCAAAAGAAATATGTGGAGGTCCCCATATTGCGCATACAGGTGAACTTGGACATTTCAGAATAATAAAAGAAGAGGCTATAAGTGCTGGAATACGCAGAATAAAGGCAATTCTTGAGAGCAAATGA
- a CDS encoding translation initiation factor IF-1, with translation MGKNKDEQVTASGSKDFIEEKGEVLELLPAGTFKIQLDNGHTILAHLSGKMRMNKIRILPGDRIKVQMTPYDLTKGRIVFRF, from the coding sequence ATGGGTAAAAATAAAGACGAACAGGTAACCGCTTCCGGTTCCAAAGATTTTATTGAGGAAAAGGGAGAGGTTCTAGAGCTTTTGCCAGCAGGAACATTCAAAATCCAGCTGGACAATGGCCACACTATCTTGGCGCACTTGTCAGGAAAAATGCGCATGAATAAAATCAGGATTTTGCCTGGTGATAGAATAAAGGTGCAAATGACACCATATGACTTGACAAAAGGAAGGATTGTCTTCAGGTTTTAG
- a CDS encoding 50S ribosomal protein L36, whose translation MKVRASVKKMCKDCKVIRRNRRVQVICKNPRHKQRQG comes from the coding sequence ATGAAAGTACGCGCATCAGTAAAAAAAATGTGCAAGGACTGCAAAGTTATACGAAGGAATAGAAGAGTCCAAGTAATTTGTAAGAATCCTCGGCATAAACAACGCCAAGGTTAA
- a CDS encoding 30S ribosomal protein S13 translates to MARISGVNLPMNKRIEVAITYVYGIGKVVAKSILKTAGINPDTRTKDLTEDEANKLRLLIEKQYVTEGELRRQIASNIRRLKEIGSYRGTRHAKGLPSHGQRTKTNSRTVRGNKRVTMGSGRKQAGQKT, encoded by the coding sequence ATGGCAAGAATTTCTGGAGTCAATTTACCAATGAATAAAAGAATAGAAGTTGCAATAACTTATGTTTATGGTATTGGAAAAGTAGTAGCAAAATCAATTTTAAAGACAGCAGGAATAAATCCAGACACACGAACAAAGGATTTGACTGAAGATGAAGCAAATAAATTGAGACTATTAATTGAAAAACAATATGTAACCGAAGGAGAATTGCGTAGGCAAATTGCTTCTAATATAAGACGCCTAAAAGAAATTGGCTCTTATAGAGGAACGAGACATGCAAAGGGTTTACCTTCTCATGGTCAAAGAACAAAGACAAACTCCCGAACTGTGCGCGGAAATAAACGTGTTACTATGGGTTCTGGACGCAAACAGGCAGGACAGAAAACGTAA
- a CDS encoding 30S ribosomal protein S11: MPKIVKRKKKKIDRQVSQGKVFIKATYNNTIVSISDMQGNVISWSSAGHCGFKGPKKSTPYAAGVIVKNAIEKAASYGLRDVYVLVKGVGSGRESAVRSLNANGLSVISIKDITPIPHNGPRPPRPRRI; this comes from the coding sequence ATGCCAAAAATAGTAAAAAGAAAAAAGAAAAAGATTGATAGACAAGTCTCCCAAGGCAAGGTTTTTATTAAAGCTACATATAATAATACTATTGTTTCAATATCAGATATGCAGGGTAATGTGATATCTTGGTCTTCGGCCGGACATTGCGGTTTTAAGGGGCCAAAAAAATCAACCCCTTATGCTGCTGGAGTAATTGTAAAAAATGCTATAGAGAAGGCCGCTTCATATGGTTTACGAGATGTATACGTATTAGTAAAAGGCGTTGGTTCTGGTAGAGAGTCTGCGGTTCGTTCATTAAATGCTAATGGACTTAGCGTAATTTCTATAAAAGATATAACCCCAATTCCTCATAATGGTCCAAGACCGCCAAGACCACGCAGAATATAA
- a CDS encoding 30S ribosomal protein S4, with protein MAKLNEQCKLCRREGEKLFLKGDRCFSTKCAIVKRNYKPGVHGPQGKPSKMTDYGKQLRAKQAAKRMYSLTEKQFSNYIAKAMKKKENTTDMILKFLESRLDNVVYRLGFTTSRASARQFVGHGFLNINGKKVDIPSYEVKPGDIISINARKVNKKLVAEVSERTKTKETPIWIALDKEKMEAKVLGAPELQQGEKLFDIQNVIEFYSR; from the coding sequence ATGGCTAAATTAAATGAACAATGTAAATTATGCAGACGCGAGGGCGAAAAGCTTTTCCTAAAAGGAGACCGCTGTTTTAGTACGAAATGCGCCATAGTAAAAAGAAATTATAAACCTGGTGTTCATGGACCGCAAGGAAAACCGTCAAAAATGACAGATTATGGAAAGCAATTACGCGCAAAGCAAGCAGCAAAAAGAATGTATAGCTTAACTGAAAAGCAATTTTCCAATTATATCGCAAAAGCAATGAAGAAAAAGGAAAATACAACGGATATGATTTTAAAGTTTTTAGAGTCTCGTTTGGATAACGTTGTTTATCGTTTAGGTTTTACAACATCCAGAGCATCTGCAAGACAGTTTGTTGGTCATGGATTTTTGAATATAAACGGCAAAAAAGTAGATATCCCATCTTATGAAGTAAAACCCGGGGATATAATCAGTATAAACGCAAGAAAAGTAAATAAAAAATTAGTAGCTGAAGTAAGTGAACGAACAAAGACAAAAGAAACGCCTATTTGGATTGCTTTAGACAAAGAAAAAATGGAAGCAAAGGTTTTGGGCGCGCCAGAACTTCAGCAAGGCGAAAAGCTGTTTGATATACAAAATGTAATTGAATTTTATTCACGTTAA
- a CDS encoding DNA-directed RNA polymerase subunit alpha, which produces MQSILLPSKINFKKGTGKNETVVSLEPCYHGYGITIGNALRRVLLSSLPGSAITAVKIEGVSHEFSAIPNVLEDALQVILNLKQVRLVSHSSEPIKLSLTVSGEKKITAGDFEKNSDIKIASPDQHIATLTDPKAEFKMEVIVEQGRGYAVTEERDKSNLEAGMIAIDAIFTPVRNVAVKVENVRVGQITNFDKLLLTVETDGTITPEEAVKESAKILIDHLNIVMSGEGKEEEPEEEIKEEDVSVEEVEEKEETETE; this is translated from the coding sequence ATGCAATCAATACTTCTACCCTCAAAGATAAATTTTAAAAAGGGTACAGGAAAAAACGAGACCGTAGTGAGCCTTGAGCCATGTTATCATGGTTATGGTATCACCATTGGAAACGCTTTGAGAAGGGTGCTTTTGTCGTCTTTACCTGGCTCGGCAATAACCGCTGTAAAAATAGAAGGAGTGAGCCACGAGTTTTCTGCAATACCAAACGTTCTTGAAGATGCTTTGCAGGTTATATTGAATTTGAAGCAGGTTCGTCTAGTTTCTCATAGTAGCGAGCCTATAAAGCTTTCCTTAACTGTAAGTGGAGAGAAAAAAATTACCGCAGGTGATTTCGAAAAAAATTCTGACATAAAAATAGCAAGCCCAGATCAACATATTGCAACCTTAACAGATCCAAAAGCAGAATTTAAGATGGAAGTTATCGTTGAACAGGGAAGAGGATATGCAGTTACAGAAGAGAGAGATAAATCAAATTTGGAAGCGGGAATGATTGCTATAGATGCAATATTTACGCCAGTAAGAAACGTTGCTGTTAAAGTAGAAAATGTACGTGTTGGACAGATTACCAATTTTGACAAATTACTTTTGACAGTTGAAACTGATGGAACAATAACTCCGGAAGAAGCAGTAAAAGAATCAGCAAAAATATTAATTGACCATTTGAATATTGTCATGTCCGGTGAAGGAAAAGAAGAAGAGCCGGAAGAAGAAATAAAAGAAGAAGACGTTTCCGTAGAAGAAGTAGAAGAAAAAGAAGAGACAGAAACAGAATAA
- a CDS encoding 50S ribosomal protein L17 encodes MRHHIKTKTLGRKKASREALFRSLATSLVLYEKIKTTEAKAKLLRSYVEKMITLGKKNTLHTRRQLLKKLYVESAVKKVLDDLSPRFSQRKGGYLRITKLGFRRGDAAKMVKIEFVESAKPKTETKEAKKPVKKSPKTKKATKTK; translated from the coding sequence ATGCGACACCACATAAAAACAAAAACATTAGGAAGAAAAAAAGCCTCACGAGAAGCCTTATTTAGAAGTTTGGCAACGAGCTTGGTTTTGTATGAAAAAATTAAAACCACAGAAGCAAAAGCAAAGCTTCTTCGCTCATATGTTGAAAAAATGATAACTTTAGGCAAGAAGAACACACTTCATACAAGACGACAACTCTTGAAAAAATTATATGTAGAGTCTGCAGTGAAAAAAGTGTTAGATGATCTTTCTCCAAGATTTAGCCAAAGAAAAGGCGGTTATTTACGAATTACCAAGTTAGGATTTAGACGGGGTGATGCCGCTAAAATGGTAAAAATTGAATTTGTAGAAAGCGCAAAACCAAAAACAGAAACAAAAGAAGCGAAAAAACCGGTTAAAAAGTCTCCAAAAACTAAAAAAGCCACAAAAACTAAATAA
- a CDS encoding 50S ribosomal protein L13 — protein MNREVYKLNAEGKTPGRLATEISVLLQGKNKPDWAPHNDTGGFVEVENADKIKITGNKLKDYKYYNHSGYPGGLRTRAMKELTQEEVIRHAVYKMLPKNRLRDPRIKRLKFV, from the coding sequence ATGAACAGAGAAGTATATAAACTAAATGCGGAAGGAAAAACGCCGGGCCGATTGGCTACGGAAATTTCGGTTTTACTACAAGGTAAAAACAAACCGGATTGGGCGCCACATAATGATACTGGCGGATTTGTTGAGGTTGAAAATGCAGATAAAATAAAAATTACCGGTAATAAACTGAAAGATTATAAATATTACAACCACAGCGGATATCCGGGTGGGCTTCGAACAAGAGCAATGAAAGAGTTAACACAAGAAGAAGTTATACGCCACGCTGTTTATAAAATGCTTCCTAAGAATCGTTTAAGAGATCCAAGAATTAAAAGATTAAAGTTTGTCTAA
- a CDS encoding 30S ribosomal protein S9 encodes MAEEKTTIKKEKKVSKKEAGEKELKKPKKSAPKKEAPKEPEEEKIEDAIQEEDAEKKEKLGRPGFLQAVGRRKSAIARVRVLKNGSGKATVNGKDIKEYFGSDFLVEIAFGALNNVSQLKKLDVSAKVEGGGKKGQAEAIRLGTARALLELNPVFRKNLRKVGYLTRDPRVKERKKPGLKKARRAPQWSKR; translated from the coding sequence ATGGCAGAGGAAAAAACTACAATCAAAAAAGAAAAAAAGGTTTCTAAAAAAGAAGCAGGTGAAAAAGAATTAAAAAAGCCAAAAAAAAGCGCTCCAAAAAAAGAAGCGCCAAAGGAACCGGAAGAAGAAAAAATAGAAGACGCGATACAAGAAGAAGATGCTGAAAAAAAGGAAAAACTGGGAAGACCTGGATTTTTACAGGCTGTTGGCAGAAGAAAATCTGCTATTGCCAGGGTAAGAGTATTAAAAAACGGAAGCGGAAAAGCAACGGTTAATGGAAAAGATATAAAGGAATATTTTGGTTCAGACTTTTTAGTTGAGATTGCTTTCGGAGCTTTGAATAATGTTAGCCAGTTGAAAAAACTTGATGTAAGCGCCAAAGTAGAGGGCGGAGGCAAAAAGGGACAAGCAGAAGCAATTCGTTTAGGTACTGCCAGAGCATTATTGGAGCTAAATCCTGTATTTAGAAAGAATTTGAGAAAAGTTGGTTATCTTACTCGTGACCCACGCGTAAAAGAAAGAAAAAAACCTGGATTAAAGAAAGCGCGTCGAGCGCCACAGTGGAGCAAACGTTAA
- a CDS encoding methionyl-tRNA formyltransferase, with protein sequence MNIVFFGTNNFALPALQPLAENFNIVLAITKPAKPSGRKQAIAPTSVEVKAKQLGLDVISPETFDNKIIGQINNLAPDLIVVVDYGKIIPQKILDIPTRGAINIHPSALPKYRGASPLQTTILNGEKETAISIMLIDKEMDHGPILTQKKVSILADDTYGSLYTRLSQEYPKLLIETIKKYISGKIKPEKQNHKKATFTKILKREDGRINWNQSAIEIERMVRAYDPWPGTFCEHAGKRLKILTTSISSKNYLDKKPGQFFETPLKKLAVTCGKTSTLLIHKLQPEGKLPMTDRDFIRGYMK encoded by the coding sequence ATGAATATAGTATTTTTTGGCACAAACAATTTTGCGCTTCCGGCTCTGCAACCTTTGGCAGAGAATTTTAATATTGTGCTGGCTATAACCAAACCGGCAAAGCCATCCGGAAGAAAACAAGCTATCGCTCCAACCTCTGTAGAGGTCAAAGCAAAACAATTGGGTTTGGATGTAATTTCTCCGGAAACTTTTGATAATAAAATCATAGGGCAAATAAATAACCTTGCGCCAGATTTGATTGTAGTTGTAGACTATGGAAAAATTATTCCGCAAAAAATATTAGATATTCCAACGCGCGGAGCTATAAATATCCATCCTTCTGCTTTGCCAAAATACCGAGGAGCGTCTCCACTTCAAACTACTATCTTAAACGGAGAAAAAGAAACAGCAATTAGCATTATGCTGATTGATAAAGAGATGGATCATGGCCCGATTTTGACACAAAAAAAAGTTTCAATTTTAGCAGACGATACTTACGGCTCGCTTTATACGCGCCTGTCCCAAGAATATCCAAAACTTTTAATAGAAACAATAAAAAAATATATTTCCGGAAAAATAAAACCAGAGAAGCAAAACCATAAAAAAGCAACTTTTACAAAAATATTAAAACGCGAAGACGGACGCATTAATTGGAATCAGTCGGCTATAGAAATCGAAAGAATGGTAAGGGCATATGACCCATGGCCGGGTACTTTTTGTGAGCACGCTGGCAAACGTCTAAAAATTCTTACTACATCTATCTCTTCAAAAAATTATCTGGATAAAAAACCTGGACAATTTTTTGAAACTCCGTTAAAAAAGCTCGCTGTAACTTGTGGAAAAACCTCTACCCTACTTATCCACAAGCTCCAACCGGAAGGCAAACTACCAATGACAGACAGAGACTTTATTCGCGGTTACATGAAATAA
- the def gene encoding peptide deformylase: MIVTYPNKLLRQKSTTVKTEEFSSPEIKKLIADMKYWIKKAGGVGLAAVQIGTLKRIILVEIDGNIGAYINPKITKRSLKKIAIEEGCLSVPGKNGYVKRSQKITVKTLNEQGDMIKLDLKNIPSIIFQHEIDHLNGVLFIDKLIKK; encoded by the coding sequence ATGATCGTAACTTATCCAAACAAACTATTACGCCAAAAATCAACCACCGTTAAAACGGAAGAATTTTCTAGTCCAGAAATAAAAAAATTAATAGCGGATATGAAATATTGGATAAAAAAAGCGGGTGGGGTTGGTCTTGCCGCAGTTCAAATCGGCACATTGAAAAGAATTATTTTGGTAGAAATAGATGGAAACATAGGTGCATACATAAATCCAAAAATAACAAAGCGTTCTCTTAAAAAAATAGCCATTGAAGAAGGTTGTCTTTCTGTCCCCGGAAAAAATGGATATGTTAAAAGAAGCCAAAAAATAACTGTAAAAACATTAAACGAGCAGGGCGATATGATAAAGTTAGACCTAAAAAATATCCCCTCTATTATTTTTCAACATGAAATTGACCATTTAAACGGCGTGCTGTTTATTGACAAACTTATAAAAAAATAA
- the priA gene encoding primosomal protein N': protein MFAKIIPLTKLPRRFDEFDYSIPTELENKIKPGHLVVVYFRKRKIYGVVTRTTEKAFVQNKDIKQIEGLTDIILPESLLQLFSWASDYYLSSPAIFYNFFIPQIVNARTKEKDITKQSLSFSKDESTKLYSALKKTEENNLFFLFDKNLKQTLGVFIKLAQKALSENKQALFLVPSLQDIKLFTPYLNNVFGNSLVIWHSKLSQGEKFALWKKILDKQPLVIIGTRPSVFLPFRKLSLSFIYNSSSEDHKQWDQNPRYDAKKVLAKYSANFNAKIIFSDILPELAVYKKIKEKKIIPLNSPLPKNTFSLVDIKKEKSSASPLFSFPLYEMIKEAKEKNKQVILFLNRKEKDSLIICNDCNYVFKCPECKNPFSIDNNSFLCYHCNIKKEVETVCPKCKNARLKPLRIGIENFKKILEKEFPGINVRTMSKNDTTGFIPSDILITTDYFWKNTLPKIDMKMIYGVAILDFDFYLIRPEFNQQENATMALYRFLQFAQEINAKALVQTANPENILFSEWKNIYENGLNERKKINYPPYSRLIKIICKDENNEELEINAKNLYNELLKKEFNASPPFAPFHKKRTKNYLMHIILKESLDKNLSALKNIIPDKYQIDVDPISIY, encoded by the coding sequence ATGTTCGCAAAAATTATACCCCTCACAAAGCTTCCCCGCAGATTTGATGAGTTTGATTACTCAATTCCAACAGAATTGGAAAATAAAATTAAACCCGGCCACTTAGTGGTCGTTTATTTTCGTAAAAGAAAAATTTATGGTGTAGTAACACGCACTACGGAAAAAGCTTTTGTCCAAAATAAAGACATCAAACAAATTGAAGGTCTAACGGATATCATCCTGCCCGAATCACTTTTGCAACTATTCTCGTGGGCATCGGATTACTATCTTTCATCGCCTGCTATTTTTTATAATTTTTTCATTCCTCAAATTGTAAATGCGCGAACAAAAGAAAAGGATATAACAAAACAATCACTTTCATTTTCTAAAGATGAATCCACAAAGCTCTACTCTGCTCTTAAAAAAACGGAAGAAAATAATTTATTTTTTTTATTTGATAAAAACCTTAAACAAACCTTGGGGGTATTTATAAAACTGGCGCAAAAAGCGCTTTCAGAAAATAAACAAGCCCTCTTTTTAGTCCCCTCTCTTCAGGATATAAAACTTTTTACCCCATATCTCAATAATGTATTTGGAAATAGTCTTGTTATCTGGCACAGCAAGTTAAGCCAAGGAGAAAAATTTGCTCTTTGGAAAAAAATCTTAGATAAACAGCCGTTAGTTATAATCGGCACAAGACCATCTGTTTTTTTACCATTCAGAAAACTCTCCCTTTCTTTTATCTATAATTCTTCATCAGAAGACCATAAACAATGGGATCAAAATCCACGATATGACGCAAAAAAAGTATTGGCAAAATATTCAGCAAATTTTAATGCAAAAATTATTTTTAGCGACATATTACCGGAACTTGCAGTATATAAAAAAATAAAAGAAAAAAAAATTATTCCACTAAATAGCCCTTTGCCAAAAAATACCTTTTCTTTAGTAGATATCAAAAAAGAAAAAAGTTCCGCATCCCCTCTTTTTAGCTTTCCGTTATATGAGATGATAAAAGAAGCAAAAGAAAAAAATAAACAGGTAATTTTATTCCTAAATCGCAAAGAAAAAGATTCCCTTATAATTTGTAATGACTGCAATTATGTCTTCAAATGTCCGGAATGTAAAAACCCTTTTAGTATTGACAATAACTCATTTTTATGTTATCATTGCAACATAAAAAAAGAGGTTGAGACAGTCTGTCCAAAATGCAAAAATGCCCGTTTGAAACCCCTCAGAATAGGTATAGAAAACTTCAAAAAAATACTGGAAAAAGAATTTCCCGGTATAAACGTTCGAACGATGTCAAAAAACGATACGACAGGATTTATTCCCTCGGACATTCTTATTACAACGGATTATTTCTGGAAGAATACTCTGCCTAAAATTGATATGAAAATGATATATGGGGTGGCAATTCTGGATTTTGATTTCTATCTTATTCGTCCAGAATTTAATCAGCAGGAAAACGCAACTATGGCGTTATATAGATTTTTACAGTTTGCGCAAGAAATAAATGCAAAGGCATTGGTACAAACCGCTAATCCGGAGAATATACTATTTTCTGAATGGAAAAATATTTATGAAAATGGACTTAATGAACGCAAAAAAATAAATTATCCTCCATATTCCCGTCTTATAAAGATTATCTGTAAGGACGAAAATAACGAAGAACTTGAAATAAACGCCAAAAACCTGTATAATGAATTATTGAAAAAAGAATTTAATGCAAGCCCGCCATTTGCGCCTTTTCATAAAAAACGAACAAAAAATTATTTAATGCATATTATTTTGAAAGAGTCATTGGATAAAAATTTATCCGCTCTGAAAAATATCATCCCCGATAAATACCAAATAGATGTGGATCCGATATCAATATATTAG